DNA sequence from the Roseibium sp. HPY-6 genome:
CTTTGGCGAACCCGCCAGCCGCATGGCCGGCGCTGCCTGGGACAAGTCCGACAAGATCGCCTATGAGGCAACGAAAAGTGCCGAAGGAACGAAGATCATTTCGGCAAGCGAGGATGACGTCGCCGCGTTCGAAAAAATCTCGAAGGACGTAACCGACAAGGTTCTGGGCGAGCTCCAGGAAGCCGGACTCGACGCCCAGGCGGCCTACGAGATGGTCAAGAAAGAGATGGCCGGAAACTGACGGCACCCGGCGGTCCGGAGTGACTTCGGACCGCCGACTTCAAAAGGATCTGTCGTGTCGAACCTGTTGAAGCTGGCGGGGCGCCTGCCGGCAATGCTCGCCTCGTTTGCCCTTTTTGTACTCATGGTGATGACTTTCTGCGACGTCATCCTGCGCTCGGTGTTTAATGCACCGATCGAAGTGGCGGCTGATATGACACGGCTTTTGATGGCGATCATGGTGTTCTCCGTTCTGCCCGTTGTCTCGGCTCAGGGCGGCCATATCAGCGTCGACCTGCTCGACGGGTTCTTCAAGCGAAACCACCTGGCGCGCTGGCGCGATGCCTTCACCAACCTCTTTTGCGGCATAATCCTGATCTGGCCTGCCTTACGTGTCTTTGTGCTTGCCGAGCGCAGCAGATCCTACGGCGATCTGATGGAATACCTTCGTTTGCCCTTGCATTACGTGGGCTGGTTCATAGCCGCCGTCACCGCTATCACGTCCGTCGTTCTGATTGTCCGGGGCCTCGGCTATCTCTTCACTCCGAAACTGATGAGCGCGCCGGATGCTTGAAGGTCTCCTCGGGTTCGCAGCGGTCCTTGTTCTTGTCATGCTGCGCATTCCCATCGCCTTTGCGATGGGCTTTGTCGGCATGATCGGCTTCATGCTCGAAACCAGCTACAGGGCGTCGATTTCGATGGCGGCGCGCCTGATCATCGACACGTCTCAGGATTACGGCCTTTCGGTCGTGCCGCTCTTCATCCTGATGGGTCTCTTCGTCAACAAGGCGGGTATCAGCCGGGAACTCTATGCCGCGTCCAATGCCTTTCTCGGACACCTCAGGGGCGGATTGGCCATGGCGACAATCGTTGCCTGCGGAGGCTTTGCAGCGATTTCGGGATCTTCGCTCGCAACAGCCGCGACCATGTCGAAAGTCGCCATGCCGGAGATGCGTCGCTTCAATTACAGCGACAAGCTGTCAACCGCATCGATTGCTGCTGGCGGAACACTCGGCATCCTGATACCGCCCTCCGTCATTCTTGTGATTTACGGCCTGCTGACTGAAACATCGATCGGCAAACTCTTCGTGGCCGGCGTCATTCCGGGCGTCATCGGAATTCTTCTTTATCTCGTGGCCGTCAAGTTCACGGTTTGGCGTGATCCGGACGCAGGTCCCGCCGGCCCGCGCGCGACGACGTCGCAAAAGCTGGCCGCGTTAAAGGACGTCTGGGCGGTCCTGCTTCTGTTCTTCCTCGTGATCGGTGGGCTCTATGGTCTGTTTGACGTGCCGCCGCTGAACCTGAGCTTCTCGCCGACGGAAGCAGCCGGCATGGGCGCGATGGGGGCATTCCTGATCGCAATCGCGCGCCGTCGCCTGTCGATGTCGGCGACATTGGAAGCGCTTCGCGAAACCGCCATGACGTCGGCAGGTCTCTTTGCCGTTCTGATCGGTGCCTGGATCTTTTCGAACTTTGTCAATGTCGCCGGTCTTCCGGCCGCGCTCAGCGACCTGGTGACGGCCTACGACCTGGCCCCGTGGGTGGTCATGTGCATCATTTTGCTGATCTACATCGTGCTCGGCTGCGTGTTCGAAAGCCTTTCCATGTTGCTTCTGACCGTGCCGATCTTCTTCCCGATCGTAACGGGGCTCGGCTACGATCCGATCTGGTTCGGCATCATCGTCGTTGTCGTGACCGAAATCAGCCTGATCACCCCGCCCGTCGGACTGAATGTCTTTGTCTTGCGGGCAGTCGTCGGGGATGTGCCGACAGCCACCATTTTCAAGGGTGTCACGCCGTTCTGGGCGGTCGACATCATCAGGCTGCTTATGCTGTTGCTCTTGCCTGCGCTGGTTCTGTTTTTGCCGAACCAGATGTAGTCGGGAAAGAGCGTAGAGCCTGAAACGCATGCCTCCCGGGCGGACGTTCCGACTATCGATCCGCCGGGTTCACGCTTTCTATTTGATTGATCTTTACGATGAAAAGGCTTGAATGAGGGCATGAACAAACATGCCCTCCATTTCAGTCCTGATGACATCGCGCGCGCCCGGCGTCGGATTGCAGGCAAGGTGCTTAGAACGCCGTTGGTACAGTCGCAGGCCTTGAGCGAGGCGAGCGGGGTTCCGGTCCATTTGAAGCTGGAGCAACTGCAGACGACCGGCAGCTTCAAGCTGCGCGGTGCGACCAACGCGGTTCTGGCTCTTGATGAAACGTCCAGGGCAAATGGGGTCGTTGGCGTCTCGACCGGCAACCATGGGCGAGGACTTGCCTACGCGGCGCGGGAGGCGGGGATCAAATGCATTATTTGCATGTCCTGCCTTGTGCCGCAGAACAAGATCGATGGCATAAGGGCGCAGGGAGCGGAAGTGCGGATCGTCGGGTCCTCTCAGGATGAAGCCCAGCTTGAAGTCGACAGATTGGTCGCTGAAGGAGGGATGACACTGATCCCCCCGTTTGATCATGCGGATATCATTGCCGGACAGGGAACTGTGGGCCTCGAAATCCTGGAAGATGTTCCGGAAGTCGGAACCATACTTGTGCCGCTTTCCGGTGGCGGGCTCATATCCGGGGTCGCCGCCGGCATAAAGGCTGCCAAACCGGACGCGAGGATCATCGGTGTCTCCATGGAGTGCGGTGCGGCGATGGCCGCCTCACTGGACGCAGGGCACCCTGTTCAGGTGCCGGAGCAGCCGACGCTGGCAGACTCGCTTGGCGGGGGCATCGGTCTCGATAATAAATTCACGTTCAGCATCACACGAAGCCTCGTCGATCAGACCGTACTTCTGAGCGAAACGGAAATCGCCGACGGCATGCGGCATGCCTACTGGGAGGAACGGCAGGTAGTTGAGGGGTCTGGCGCGGTTGGCGTTGCCGCAATTCTGTCGAAGAAGGCAATCCTGTCGGGCCCTGTCGTCGTTCTGCTGACCGGCTGCAATATCGACATGAACATGCACAGGCGCATCATCTGCAGGGAAACTTTGGATCTGATGCACGAAGGGGAGGGCTAAGGATTGCCCGAGATCAGGATACTCACCGAGGTCGACCTGCGAGAAATCGTCAAGCTGGATATCGAGGCCGTCGACTGCGTCGAGCGCGCTTTCTCGCTTCTGGCAGCTGGAGGTGTCGAGATGCCGCCGATCCTTTCCATGCTGATCCCTGCGTTTCACGGCGAAGTCGACGTCAAGACCGCCTATGTGCCAGGAATTGACAGCTATGCGATCAAGATGGCGTCCGGGTTCTTCGACAACCCGAAACAGGGTCTTCCGAGCGCATCGGGACTGATGGTCCTGTTCTCAGCGCGCACTGGTTTCGTTGAAGCGCTGCTCCTGGACAATGGCTATCTGACGGACATCCGAACCGCGGCTGCCGGCGCGGTGGCTGCAAAGCACCTGGCGCCCGAAACCGCCAGAACGGCTTGTATTGTCGGCGCGGGCGCACAGGCAAAACTTCAGCTTCAGGCCCTGTGCCTTGTGCGGTCCATCGAGAAAGTCTCCTTCTGGGCAAGGGACATCTCGAAAGCGCAGTCGGCTGCCGATGAGATGGCCGACGTCCTTGGCATTCAGGCGAGTAGCGCATCACAGCTAGAGCAGGCGGTCCGTGAAGCCGATGTCATTGTCACCACGACACCAAGTGCGGAGCCGCTGATCAACGCGGACTGGCTGCGCCCCGGACATCACGTTACGGCGATGGGGTCGGATCAGGAGCACAAGCTGGAACTGGAGCCTGCCTGTCTCGCGGCGGCCGATCTCTATGTTCCCGACCGGCAATCGCAAACGGCAATTCTCGGAGAACTGCATCACGCCATCGCTGCCGGGATCATAGACAACAATCGCCGGTTTGATGAACTCGGTGACATCGTCGCGGGCAAGGCAAAAGGCCGCGGCGATGCAAAGCAGATCACGATCTGCGACCTGACGGGAACGGGCATACAGGATACGGCCATCGCGACCTTTGCACGTCAGCGCGCAGAAGCCTCGGGCGCCGGAACACAAATTGAGTCCTGACGTTTATTGGAATCCATTCATGATCGAACCGACGTTGCATTTCACCAGGGACGAATACCGGACAAGGATCGGCAAGACCCGAAAGGCGATGGAAAAGGCCGGGGTGGACCTGATCATCGTTTCAGATCCCTCAAATATGGCCTGGCTGACCGGGTATGACGGCTGGTCGTTCTACGTGCACCAGGCAGTCCTGTTGGGACTGGACGGAGACCCGATCTGGTTCGGACGTGGGCAGGATGCGCAGGGCGCGCTCCGAACCTGTTTCATGCATCCCGACAACATCATCGGCTACCCGGACAACTACGTTCAATCGACGGAGTGCCATCCGATGGATTTTCTGTCGGTCTGGATCGCTGACTGGGGATTGCCGTCTGCGCGGATCGGCGTTGAGATGGACAATTACTGGTTTACCGCCAAGAGTTTTGCCTCACTGCAAAAGCATCTGCCGAATGCGGTATTCCGGGACATCACCGCGCTTGTGAACTGGCAGAGGGCTGTGAAATCGGGGCAGGAACTTGCTTACATGCGCACAGCCGGAAAGCTGGTTGAAAAAATCCACGCGCGCATTCTGGAAAAGACGGAGCCCGGTCTTCGCAAGTGTGACCTCGTCGCGGATATCTACGACGCCGGATTGAGATATGACGACGCCCTGGAGGCAGGCGGGGATTATCCCGCCATTGTCCCGCTGCTGCCATCCGGAAGCGACGCGGCAGCGCCTCACCTGACCTGGGACGGTAGGCCGATGAAATCCGGAGAAGGCACGTTTTTCGAAGTGGCTGGGGCCTATCGGCGATATCACTGCCCGCTCTCCAGGACACTCTTTCTCGGAAAGCCGACGCAGACCTTCCTCGACGCTGAAAAGGCCGTTCTGGAAGGCATGGAGGCAGGGCTTGAAGCGGCCCGCGCAGGTAATCTGTGCGAGGACATAGCCCACGCGTTTTTCACCGTCTTGAAGAAATACGGTATCACCAAGGACAACCGGACCGGTTATCCGATCGGCATTTCCTATCCGCCTGATTGGGGCGAACGCACGATGTCGCTGCGCAGCGGTGACCGAACCGTCCTGCAGGAAAACATGACGTTTCATTTCATGACCGGTCTCTGGATGGAGGACTGGGGTTTTGAAATCACCGAAAGCATTGTCATTCGGGATGGTGCGCCCGAATGCCTGGCCAACGTTCCCCGCAAGCTGTTCGTGAAGGAATGACCATGCCCGGCAATCCGATCGTTCCGACCATTCCGCTGGATCAAGACGGCATCCATCATGGATTTTTGCGCCTGCCTTACAGTCGCGACGATTCTGCCTGGGGATCGGTGATGATCCCGATCACGGTGATCCGGAACGGCGAAGGGCCCACGGCCCTTTTGACCGGAGGTAATCACGGCGACGAATACGAAGGTCCCGTCGTCCTCCAGGATCTCGCGCTGAACCTCTCTCCAGATGATGTCACTGGGCGGGTCATCATCGTGCCGGCGCTGAATTACCCTGCCTTTCGTGCCGGGACGCGAACGTCGCCAATCGACAAGGGAAACATGAACCGTTCGTTTCCCGGTCGGCCGGACGGGAGCGTCACGCAGAAGATCGCGCACTATTTTGACAGTGTCCTGATCCCGCAGGCAGATATCGTTCTTGACTTTCATTCCGGCGGAAAAACGCTGGATTTCGTCCCCTTCGCTTCTGCACATGTCCTTGACGACAAAGCTCAGCAGGAGGCCTGCATTGCTGCGGCACGGGCGTTCAACGCGCCTTACACCGCGATTATGCTCGAAATCGACAATGTTGGCATGTATGACACTGCGGTCGAGGAAAAGGGCAAGGTTTTCGTCACCACAGAACTCGGTGGCGGTGGCACGGCGACCGCGCAGTCAATCGCGATTGCCAAGAAAGGTGTTCGCAATGTTCTCCGCCATGCAGGCATTCTGTCAGGCACGATCGAACTAGGACCGTCGATCTCGCTTGACATGCCGGACGGCGATTGTTTCGTGTTCTGTGAAAGCCAAGGCATGGTCGAACCGGTCGTGGATCTCGGTGACGAAGTGGCAGCTGGCGATCTTGTCGCCAGGATCTGGTCGACGGAAAGAACCGGGCTGGCACCTGAAGAATACCGGACGAAACGTGCAGGACTTCTGATGGCGCGCCATTTTCCCGGTCTCATCAAGTCGGGAGATTGCCTCGCGGTGGTGGCTGTCGTCGTGTAGTCACGGCCGCGACCAGACACCCAAGAACCGTTTGATGCCCTACTGCTTTTCGGCTGCAGAAAGACTTGCCAGGTAGGTCAGGATAAAATCCTGCACGGTCCTGTCCTCGATCCCGACGTGGCGCATCTTCGTGCCGGGCAGAAAGCCGGTGTTGTCCTCCATCCAGGCGCGCAATGCCGCCGGTGTCCAGACAATTCCGGAGGTGGCCAGCGCTTCTGAATAGTCGTAATCCGGAAAGGCTCCGGCGCCGCGGCCGATCACGTTTTCAAGAGGTGGACCGTAACTGGGATCGCTGGAATCAGCTGCATGACAGCGGCGGCATTCCACCTTGTACAGCATCTCGCCGGCGGTAATCTTGGCCTGCTCGAAAACCTCGGATGCTTGAACGGATGGCATCAGGGCAAGCGCTGCTGTTGCCAAAGCGATTTTTCGGAACGTCATGGGCTCTCTCCTCTCCTGAACGAAGCGGAGTCAACGCCATCGGCACGTGGACAACGTTGACCTGGGTCAACGGAAATCTAGGCCTTTGGTACAGGGCATGTGTGCCGGATTGGAGAGCGTCTTGATCTAAAGGACAGTTGCGTCCGATTTCCGCTGCGGAAAAACTGCACTCATGGAGGAGATAAAGCAAGGGACGGGGAACTTTGTTCGCGCGCTTGCCAGGCTTGTTGTCTGTGCAGTCGTCGCGGTTGCGTTTGCCGTGTCTTCCGGAAGTGCACTGGAACTGGATCGCGAAGGCGCTTCGCAATACATCCAGCCTCCCTACCAATTGGGCGAACTGCTCGACGGCGGCATCTATGAACTGATCAATCTAGATGGCCGTGTTGCGGGCTATGCCTTTGAAACCCAGCCTC
Encoded proteins:
- the doeB gene encoding N(2)-acetyl-L-2,4-diaminobutanoate deacetylase DoeB, encoding MTMPGNPIVPTIPLDQDGIHHGFLRLPYSRDDSAWGSVMIPITVIRNGEGPTALLTGGNHGDEYEGPVVLQDLALNLSPDDVTGRVIIVPALNYPAFRAGTRTSPIDKGNMNRSFPGRPDGSVTQKIAHYFDSVLIPQADIVLDFHSGGKTLDFVPFASAHVLDDKAQQEACIAAARAFNAPYTAIMLEIDNVGMYDTAVEEKGKVFVTTELGGGGTATAQSIAIAKKGVRNVLRHAGILSGTIELGPSISLDMPDGDCFVFCESQGMVEPVVDLGDEVAAGDLVARIWSTERTGLAPEEYRTKRAGLLMARHFPGLIKSGDCLAVVAVVV
- a CDS encoding TRAP transporter small permease subunit — its product is MSNLLKLAGRLPAMLASFALFVLMVMTFCDVILRSVFNAPIEVAADMTRLLMAIMVFSVLPVVSAQGGHISVDLLDGFFKRNHLARWRDAFTNLFCGIILIWPALRVFVLAERSRSYGDLMEYLRLPLHYVGWFIAAVTAITSVVLIVRGLGYLFTPKLMSAPDA
- the doeA gene encoding ectoine hydrolase DoeA (DoeA (degradation of ectoine A) is also called EutD (ectoine utilization D).), whose product is MIEPTLHFTRDEYRTRIGKTRKAMEKAGVDLIIVSDPSNMAWLTGYDGWSFYVHQAVLLGLDGDPIWFGRGQDAQGALRTCFMHPDNIIGYPDNYVQSTECHPMDFLSVWIADWGLPSARIGVEMDNYWFTAKSFASLQKHLPNAVFRDITALVNWQRAVKSGQELAYMRTAGKLVEKIHARILEKTEPGLRKCDLVADIYDAGLRYDDALEAGGDYPAIVPLLPSGSDAAAPHLTWDGRPMKSGEGTFFEVAGAYRRYHCPLSRTLFLGKPTQTFLDAEKAVLEGMEAGLEAARAGNLCEDIAHAFFTVLKKYGITKDNRTGYPIGISYPPDWGERTMSLRSGDRTVLQENMTFHFMTGLWMEDWGFEITESIVIRDGAPECLANVPRKLFVKE
- a CDS encoding TRAP transporter large permease, yielding MLEGLLGFAAVLVLVMLRIPIAFAMGFVGMIGFMLETSYRASISMAARLIIDTSQDYGLSVVPLFILMGLFVNKAGISRELYAASNAFLGHLRGGLAMATIVACGGFAAISGSSLATAATMSKVAMPEMRRFNYSDKLSTASIAAGGTLGILIPPSVILVIYGLLTETSIGKLFVAGVIPGVIGILLYLVAVKFTVWRDPDAGPAGPRATTSQKLAALKDVWAVLLLFFLVIGGLYGLFDVPPLNLSFSPTEAAGMGAMGAFLIAIARRRLSMSATLEALRETAMTSAGLFAVLIGAWIFSNFVNVAGLPAALSDLVTAYDLAPWVVMCIILLIYIVLGCVFESLSMLLLTVPIFFPIVTGLGYDPIWFGIIVVVVTEISLITPPVGLNVFVLRAVVGDVPTATIFKGVTPFWAVDIIRLLMLLLLPALVLFLPNQM
- the eutB gene encoding hydroxyectoine utilization dehydratase EutB — protein: MNKHALHFSPDDIARARRRIAGKVLRTPLVQSQALSEASGVPVHLKLEQLQTTGSFKLRGATNAVLALDETSRANGVVGVSTGNHGRGLAYAAREAGIKCIICMSCLVPQNKIDGIRAQGAEVRIVGSSQDEAQLEVDRLVAEGGMTLIPPFDHADIIAGQGTVGLEILEDVPEVGTILVPLSGGGLISGVAAGIKAAKPDARIIGVSMECGAAMAASLDAGHPVQVPEQPTLADSLGGGIGLDNKFTFSITRSLVDQTVLLSETEIADGMRHAYWEERQVVEGSGAVGVAAILSKKAILSGPVVVLLTGCNIDMNMHRRIICRETLDLMHEGEG
- a CDS encoding cyclodeaminase is translated as MPEIRILTEVDLREIVKLDIEAVDCVERAFSLLAAGGVEMPPILSMLIPAFHGEVDVKTAYVPGIDSYAIKMASGFFDNPKQGLPSASGLMVLFSARTGFVEALLLDNGYLTDIRTAAAGAVAAKHLAPETARTACIVGAGAQAKLQLQALCLVRSIEKVSFWARDISKAQSAADEMADVLGIQASSASQLEQAVREADVIVTTTPSAEPLINADWLRPGHHVTAMGSDQEHKLELEPACLAAADLYVPDRQSQTAILGELHHAIAAGIIDNNRRFDELGDIVAGKAKGRGDAKQITICDLTGTGIQDTAIATFARQRAEASGAGTQIES